From the Nodularia sphaerocarpa UHCC 0038 genome, the window TGAAGTGTTTGTCACAACTTATGCAATTGGTCATGTTACCTACTTAGCCAAGTCATTCAGTTATGGATACTAATGACTTTCATCCCTTCATTTAACTAGTATTTCTGCACGGAACTGTACTAAATAGCTGTTCAGGGATTAATTTATTGACTCACAATAATCCCTGATAGCTAATCAATTTGAAAATTATCGTCATCAATGCTTAAGGAGCAAATAATATGGCTAACATCACTCTTTCTGAACTAAACAATGCTGGTGTAGAATTATTTCAAGATTCCGAAAGTTTCCTCAATGAATTGAAAGATGTAGATTCCATCTCCGGTGGTAGCACCAGCGTTCAACCCTATGTCAGCGATATGTCCACACTGACTAAGTTAGCTGAAGCGTTTGTGACAACTTATGCAATTGGTCATGTTACCTACTTAGCCAAGTCAATTAGTTATGGATACTAATGGCTGGAATCGCTTCATTTAATTAGTATTTCTGCACGGAACTGTACTAAATGGCTTTTCAGGGATTAATTTATTGACTCACAATAATCCCTGATAGCTAATCAATTTGAAACTTATCGTCATCAATGCTTAAGGAGCAAATAATATGGCTAACATCACTCTTTCTGAACTAAACAATGCTGGTGTAGAATTATTTCAAGATTCCGAAAGTTTCCTCAATGAATTGAAAGATGTAGCTTCCATCTCCGGTGGTAGCACCATCGTTGAACCCTATGTGAGCGATATGTCCACACTGACTAAGTTGGCTGAAGCATTTGTCACAACTTATGCAATTGGTCATGTTACCTATTTAGCCAAGTCATTCAGTTATGGATACTAACAGATAAGGGAACAGGAAAAAACTGTAGTAGGGTGGGAAAGCGAGGGCGTAACCCACCTTTTTTTTGCCAAAAGTGTAGATAGTGGGTTAGGTTGCAACTCTAGCAAATCTTGATCTCTATTATCTGATGTTGTGCGCCTAACCCACCCTACAAATTGGAGATTTTTTGATTTGTTAGGAATGTTTCCAGGTGGGGTACATCTATCCAATTTGATGTTTTATGAGATTTATGAGCTAAATCCATTAATAGTTGGGAATAAACGCCTTCTCGCAAGGATGGAATTATTTGTTGTTGGCGTTCAATTCCTTGTACCCATTGGTCTACTACGCGAGTAAATGCCGAAATACGTCCATCGGTGTGATGTTGCGGAAAAACTAAGCGGCTGGGGATTTCGATTTCTTGGAGAAGTTGACCTGGTTGAGAACCCCAAACCCGAAATCCATGTATATAATCTTTTTGATTTTCACTACCTAATATTAGTGTACCGCGATCGCCATAAACTTCTACCCAATGTGTCCTCGATGCGTGAACTACAGCACTGATAGTAACTTGACAAGGTGTACCATCAGCTAATTCCAGAGATAGCAAACAGGTATCATCTGTATTTACTGGCTTTAATTCTTTGCTAATTGGGTCAACGCGTGTGGGAATGGCGGTACTCAAGTGGGCGTTTAATCTGCTGACTGACCCAAATAACCAGGATATATAATCGAAGGCGTGGGAACCTAAAGAACCTAATGCACCGCCTCCCTTTTCTTGAGAAGAATACCAATTCCACGGGCGGGAAGTATCGGCGCGGGAGGAACCTAACCAATCAATTTTAATTAAGCGTTTGTTTCCTACATAGTTACTTGCTAATAATTCCGCAAATAATTGCCATCCAGGGACAAAACGAAATTCAAAGTCTACTGTAGCAGTTAAGCCTTTTGCTTGCGCTAATTCATATAATTCTTTAGCTTCAAATACATTTAAAGTTGTGGGTTTTTCTAATAATAAATGTTTGCCGGCTTGCAATACTTGTTTAGCCATTTCATAGTGCAGAAATGGTGGTGTCGCTATACTGACGGCTTGCACTTCTGGTAATGCCAAAATATCGGCTACAGTGTCGCAGGCGTGGGGGATATGATGAGTCTCGGCGATGGCTTTGGCTTTGTTAATATCTTGATGATAAATAGCCACTATTTCGGTGCGATGATGGGCTTTAAATCCGGGGATATGGACTTTTTGACCAAATCCTGTGCCAAGAATTGCTATACCAATTTTGTTTTGATTTGTTGGGATTTCGGAAGGCATAATTAATAGCGTTAATATTATGGAAAATATGGATATGTTGGGCTACGCCCCGCTCCGCTAACACGCATTGGCGCTAGCCTCTCCCTTTGGGAGAAGGGCGCAAAGGCGCAAAGGTAAGAAGGGACGGCTTCAGAATTTGAGGATTTCTCGATCATAGTTGTCGGGAAGGGGTTCTATTTCCCAGACTATACCTTCTCCTGGTTCTAAGGCAACTTCTATATACAGTTTTTCTACTGCTGTTGTGGCTATATCTTCATTGTTGGGAAATGGTTTTAAGTCTTCGCTGAGGAGTCTGAGTTTAAAACCGCCGGGTATGGCTGCGCCGATGGTGGCGTTACGTAGTTCAAACCGCCAATGTGTGGTGTGTGGTTGTCCTTGGGGTGTAATTAGCAGTTCGTATAATTGACCTGCGATCGCCAGTTGTCGTGATAAGCTGATTTCTGGTTGTCTTTGTTCTACACTCCGCGCCCCCGCAGGACTCAATTGCAGTTTTAATTTTTCCCAGCCTTTTGCGGCTGCAATTTGTGAAACACCGCTTTGCAACCATTGGATAACTGACCTTTGTTCTGGTAGTCCTAAACGTTGTTCATATAAACGTTGTCGCCAACCGCCGTGTGCAATTAATCCTCCCCACAATGGAAAAGGAACGGCTAGACGCGGAGTAATGATTTCGGGATTTCCCAAGCGGTTAATTAAATTTTCGGCTTGTGTTTGTGGTAGAATCGGTAAATCTACAGTGGCAGTCCGTTTGACTTCATCTGGACAAAAATCTTGCGCTAGCATTAACACGCTTATATCAGTAATTATATCATCTCCATCCAGGGCATAAGTGCGATCGCCTGGGTAATAATTACCTTTAGTCTTGAGTTTTTCATGGGTACAATAACCCCAAACCCTGACATAGCCTTCATCCGGTTCCACTTGCACTCCTAAGTAATAATCCCCCGCCCAGCTTGGTAAATCCACCCATTCTTGCGGTACACGCAATTCACTACTATCAATATTTTCACTGGGAACTAAAATAAATCTAGTTGCGTCCACTGTGATAGCCGTACCATTCACCAGTTCCCAAAAACTGGATAAAGCCGCAGCATCAGGCCAAACTTTGGCTTGGGGTGTAAAATCTTCTTGTAACCAAGGTAAGACAGCGCCCAGACAAAGTTGATTTATATATGCTTGATAACCAGTAGAGTTTGCAAAAGATTGACTTTGAAGATCAACTTGATGTTTTATAAAGTCAGGGATTTCTAAAATCAGGTCTGTGGAAGCAAAACTTAAGATCGGGGTATTAGCAGTCATAGGCTTTTCATGGGAAATATTCTCTGAGACGGTATAACAGACATGACTACCTGTTCTCACATAAGTTAGTCAGGCGACACACTGTAGTAATTTTGCAACCATTCCTCAATCACAACACTCATACTAGTCAGTAGGTTTGTGCTGACAGAAATATGCAAAATATCTAGACTCCAATTAGCCAAAGACCGCAGCAATATTTCCTTGGCTTTTGTGAGTCGCCGGGAAACTGTATATTGCTTGATTTCTAATTGTTTGGCAATTGCATCTTGATTTTTTTGTTCATTATAGTATAGTTGTAAAATCTGTTGGAGTTGTGGTTCAAGTTGAGCGATCGCATTCCTTAAAATCTGCTGAATCTCTACTTGCTGAGAACTGCGGGTTTGGGCTTCTTCTTGGGCGATAATTTGATGGATTAAAGATTCTTGTTCTGTACCTGGTAGATGATCAAGTAATTCCCCGTAATTTTCATTACCAGGGCATATATTCAGGGAATCCGGGCTGGGATAAAGATATTTTCTCACAGCTTGCGCCGCATTTATTAGCCATTTTTCTAAAGTTTCGCAATTGACTTGCTGAGTATTTTGTGAATTGTAACCTTGGGCGATCGCTTGCCAAATTTCCTCATCTGGGCGAGAAAGTTGGCGAGAATTAGCAGTTTTCTGGGGAATATAGAGAATTTTAAAACATTCCCAAGCCAAGATATAAGCGTTAATAGTATCTGAAGATAAACCTGCATTTTGCAGAGACTCATGTAAACGTTTTTGGGAGATTTTCCGCAACAAACCCCAATCTGTACAAATATCGACTTCGCGAACTTGGCGCAAAGTTTCGCGGATAACATTCCCAAACACAATACTGGCGTAGCTGTTCAAACTGCTGCTGTGACTGGGATTAAAACCTTGAATAACTTTCTTAACTTGGGCGATCGCAATTTGAAAGCAATCTGAAACCTTGTACTGAGTACTGACAAAATTAGCGGCAATTTTTTGAGAACTCCAATAACAAGCTTCTTGTAAATAAGCAGTGAGATGTTGTTGCGCCAAAAACTCAGTTTCAGGAACTTGCCAAAACTTATACCAATACAATACCCAAAAATTTGACGTTGTATCCTTTGCTGTTTTTTGAACACAACCTTGGATGCTGCGACGCAATCGCGATTCCGTCGCCCAATAACCGAAATTATCTCCGTCAAACTGCACGAAGGTTGAAAAAATTTCAATAATGCTTTGTCGAGGCTGCATAAAAAATAGGAACCCAACCTATAGGAAAAGTGAAGACGTTAAAAGTCGCCTGCACAAACTTTACTACACAGAATGAGTCTGATGTTTAGCCTTGCACTCAAAAGATTAAACATTTGATTCGATGCAAAGTCGATTAACCAAAAAACATTTTCTAAAATAGTGGAGAAAAAATAATGTTGGGAAATTTTAAGAGAGCAAAATTGATATTTTTGGCTGTTTTGAGCAGTTTATTAGTGAGTGTTAGCGCTTTTGCTCAAATCCCGCAAATCCCCCCAAATTCTCAACTGATAAAATCACAAGTTACTATCATACAGTTAAGAAATGCAACAACCAGATTAAACCAGCTAGAAACTGCATTGAACCAAGTAGAACGTAACAAAGTAGCTACCCTCAAAGACACTGAAGCAGTCGAACAAGCAGCATTTGCTTATGCAGAAGCCATAAAAGCCGGCTTAGATAGTGCTTTAAAAGAAGCCGAGACTTTAGCCAAAACTGAAGGTAAACAAGGCAGTATTAATGCATTAGTGACATTTGAAAAAGCCGAAAAAGCGAATCAGCCCCGGTTAGAAAAAATTGAACAAAGGGCGAACACGATTGAGAGACAAATCC encodes:
- a CDS encoding Gfo/Idh/MocA family protein, which translates into the protein MPSEIPTNQNKIGIAILGTGFGQKVHIPGFKAHHRTEIVAIYHQDINKAKAIAETHHIPHACDTVADILALPEVQAVSIATPPFLHYEMAKQVLQAGKHLLLEKPTTLNVFEAKELYELAQAKGLTATVDFEFRFVPGWQLFAELLASNYVGNKRLIKIDWLGSSRADTSRPWNWYSSQEKGGGALGSLGSHAFDYISWLFGSVSRLNAHLSTAIPTRVDPISKELKPVNTDDTCLLSLELADGTPCQVTISAVVHASRTHWVEVYGDRGTLILGSENQKDYIHGFRVWGSQPGQLLQEIEIPSRLVFPQHHTDGRISAFTRVVDQWVQGIERQQQIIPSLREGVYSQLLMDLAHKSHKTSNWIDVPHLETFLTNQKISNL
- a CDS encoding sigma-70 family RNA polymerase sigma factor; the encoded protein is MQPRQSIIEIFSTFVQFDGDNFGYWATESRLRRSIQGCVQKTAKDTTSNFWVLYWYKFWQVPETEFLAQQHLTAYLQEACYWSSQKIAANFVSTQYKVSDCFQIAIAQVKKVIQGFNPSHSSSLNSYASIVFGNVIRETLRQVREVDICTDWGLLRKISQKRLHESLQNAGLSSDTINAYILAWECFKILYIPQKTANSRQLSRPDEEIWQAIAQGYNSQNTQQVNCETLEKWLINAAQAVRKYLYPSPDSLNICPGNENYGELLDHLPGTEQESLIHQIIAQEEAQTRSSQQVEIQQILRNAIAQLEPQLQQILQLYYNEQKNQDAIAKQLEIKQYTVSRRLTKAKEILLRSLANWSLDILHISVSTNLLTSMSVVIEEWLQNYYSVSPD
- a CDS encoding DUF1822 family protein, which encodes MTANTPILSFASTDLILEIPDFIKHQVDLQSQSFANSTGYQAYINQLCLGAVLPWLQEDFTPQAKVWPDAAALSSFWELVNGTAITVDATRFILVPSENIDSSELRVPQEWVDLPSWAGDYYLGVQVEPDEGYVRVWGYCTHEKLKTKGNYYPGDRTYALDGDDIITDISVLMLAQDFCPDEVKRTATVDLPILPQTQAENLINRLGNPEIITPRLAVPFPLWGGLIAHGGWRQRLYEQRLGLPEQRSVIQWLQSGVSQIAAAKGWEKLKLQLSPAGARSVEQRQPEISLSRQLAIAGQLYELLITPQGQPHTTHWRFELRNATIGAAIPGGFKLRLLSEDLKPFPNNEDIATTAVEKLYIEVALEPGEGIVWEIEPLPDNYDREILKF